The genome window GGTCGAGGTGCTGCGGCGTCGGCGGCCGCGGCCCGAGGTGCGTCTGGTCCACACAGCGCTGGGGTTGTTCGTGGTCAACGTGGCGCTCGGCGCCGCTCACGTGTTCACGCAGGTCAGCTCGACCGGGTTGGTGGTGGCCCACCTGCTGGTCGCCAGCCTCGCGTGGTGCAGCGTGGTGGGAGCCGTCACGGTGGCGCGCCGGTCAGACGCCCGTATCGCTGCGACCAACCTGGTCGTCGACGCGGTCGAGGCCCCGGCGTGACCAGCCGCGCGGACCCCCTGGAGTTGCCCCGGACGGCCGGACGGACCGTGCGTGCCACGGTGTCGTCGTACGTGGCGCTGACCAAGCCGCGGATCATCGAGCTGTTGCTGGTGACCACGGTGCCGTCGATGATCGTGGCGGCCGGCGGATGGCCGGGAACCTGGTTGGTGGTCGCGACGCTGGTCGGGGGGACCCTGTGCGCGGCGAGCGCGAACACGATCAACAACTACCTCGACCGCGACATCGACCAGGTGATGTCGCGCACCGTCTCCCGGCCGCTGTCGCAGCATGCGATCACCCCCCGGGCGGCACTGACGTACGGCGTGGTCCTCGGGATCGTCGGGGCGGTGTGGCTGGCCGTCCTCGTGAACCCGCTGGCGGCGGCGCTCGCGACCGCCGCGATCGTCTTCTACGTGTTCGTCTACACGATCGGGATGAAGCGGCGGACCAACCAGGCGGTCGTGATCGGCGGGGCGGCGGGATGCGTGCCGGTCCTGACCGGCT of Actinomycetota bacterium contains these proteins:
- a CDS encoding heme o synthase → MTSRADPLELPRTAGRTVRATVSSYVALTKPRIIELLLVTTVPSMIVAAGGWPGTWLVVATLVGGTLCAASANTINNYLDRDIDQVMSRTVSRPLSQHAITPRAALTYGVVLGIVGAVWLAVLVNPLAAALATAAIVFYVFVYTIGMKRRTNQAVVIGGAAGCVPVLTGWAAVTGTLHAPAWALFAIIFYWTPPHFWTLAMKYHDDYAAAGVPMLPVTHGNRETSRHVLLYSYLLLAVTLAYYPIAQAGLVYLGGIAALDAGWLVLAHRLRRDPSIPNAMRLFHYSTAYLALVFTVAAVDALV